Proteins from a genomic interval of Croceicoccus naphthovorans:
- the gspM gene encoding type II secretion system protein GspM encodes MSAVLNPVRDWYIALTLRERVLVGVAGGLIAAIVLVFGMILPLGAAHDAAHVRHEEAVRASGRVLAGLEALENAPPPSGGGPVAQAVAQIADAEGLVLQSNQARGNDSTVVVVPTAAPGSALAFIDLLRRQGIVAEQVTITPSADGSVSVNATVRRAGS; translated from the coding sequence ATGAGCGCGGTGCTGAACCCCGTGCGCGACTGGTATATTGCGCTGACGCTGCGAGAGCGGGTGCTGGTCGGCGTGGCCGGTGGACTGATCGCGGCGATCGTGCTGGTCTTCGGCATGATCCTGCCGCTGGGTGCGGCGCACGATGCCGCGCATGTCCGGCATGAAGAAGCCGTGCGCGCCTCGGGCCGGGTGCTGGCCGGTCTGGAGGCGCTGGAAAACGCGCCGCCGCCCAGTGGAGGCGGGCCGGTTGCGCAGGCCGTCGCCCAGATCGCCGATGCCGAGGGGCTGGTGCTGCAATCCAATCAGGCGCGCGGCAATGACAGCACCGTCGTCGTAGTCCCGACCGCCGCGCCGGGATCGGCATTGGCGTTCATCGACCTGCTGCGCCGTCAGGGCATCGTGGCCGAGCAAGTGACGATTACGCCGTCTGCGGACGGGTCGGTTTCGGTCAACGCCACGGTGCGGAGGGCCGGATCGTGA
- the gspL gene encoding type II secretion system protein GspL, giving the protein MALRLNHDVPPESGPETASAAAGWIVLLGEAPRADWRVWRVSGDRLSGGDALTPGEDATPWDEDEVHRVIALAPAALAPVRIVPRGDMPMAQALAATRLDPPGLRGAPEATHVAVAAGADGETVLSAAVAKTDMDVWLAELAANGVDAAAILPAALALPAAEAGQVMTGTLGAQPLARSPAMAFAGEDDLVAALAPDAQVVEADEEALARRMLAQFAAPELDLRQGAYALPRVSYFRLPDWRQLARMTAILALLVLAIFLVETVKLNLDADAREDAAIAAAQARFPGVGDLATAETQIRGELLRRGAGGVAFADSAPAVFAAMQPVPSVKLRNLSWQGDGTLAIRAAAPSGDALNQMLIALQRDGWQITVPPELTSDATGSTIADITVRAP; this is encoded by the coding sequence ATGGCGCTGCGCCTGAATCATGATGTGCCGCCCGAAAGCGGTCCAGAAACTGCCTCCGCAGCGGCGGGTTGGATCGTCCTGCTGGGCGAGGCGCCCCGTGCCGACTGGCGCGTGTGGCGCGTTTCGGGAGACCGGTTGAGCGGTGGCGACGCGTTGACGCCGGGTGAGGATGCGACGCCTTGGGATGAGGATGAGGTGCACCGTGTGATCGCGCTGGCTCCGGCGGCGCTGGCCCCGGTGCGGATCGTGCCGCGTGGCGATATGCCGATGGCCCAGGCGCTGGCCGCGACCCGGCTCGACCCGCCGGGTCTGCGCGGCGCGCCCGAAGCAACGCACGTCGCGGTTGCCGCCGGTGCCGATGGCGAAACGGTGCTGAGCGCCGCCGTCGCCAAGACGGACATGGATGTGTGGCTGGCCGAACTGGCCGCCAATGGCGTCGATGCGGCGGCGATCTTGCCCGCCGCACTGGCTCTTCCCGCTGCCGAGGCGGGACAGGTCATGACCGGTACATTGGGTGCGCAACCCTTGGCGCGAAGCCCTGCGATGGCCTTTGCGGGCGAGGACGATCTCGTCGCCGCTCTCGCGCCCGATGCGCAGGTGGTAGAGGCGGACGAAGAGGCCTTGGCACGGCGTATGCTGGCGCAGTTTGCCGCGCCCGAACTTGATTTGCGGCAAGGTGCCTATGCCCTGCCGCGCGTGTCCTATTTCCGCCTGCCCGACTGGCGGCAACTGGCGCGGATGACGGCGATCCTTGCGCTGCTCGTCCTCGCGATTTTCCTCGTCGAGACGGTCAAGCTCAACCTCGACGCCGATGCGCGTGAAGATGCCGCGATTGCCGCCGCGCAGGCGCGGTTCCCTGGCGTAGGCGATCTGGCCACCGCCGAAACGCAGATCCGCGGCGAACTGCTGCGGCGCGGGGCGGGCGGTGTGGCCTTTGCCGATAGCGCGCCCGCCGTGTTTGCCGCGATGCAGCCGGTGCCGTCGGTGAAGCTGCGCAACCTTAGCTGGCAGGGCGATGGTACGCTGGCTATTCGCGCCGCTGCGCCCAGCGGAGATGCGCTGAACCAGATGCTGATCGCCCTGCAACGCGATGGCTGGCAGATCACCGTGCCGCCAGAGCTGACCTCCGACGCGACGGGATCGACCATCGCCGACATCACGGTGCGCGCACCATGA